One genomic window of Methanosalsum zhilinae DSM 4017 includes the following:
- a CDS encoding protein-L-isoaspartate O-methyltransferase: MEFEEKKKRMINGLKGQGISKKVLDAITKVDRHRFVPEQLEGDAYYDTPLPIGYNQTISAPHMVAMMCDMLDLEEGHRVLEIGAGSGYNAAVMAELIGENGHIYTIERIKPLVDFAKNNLEKAGYSNVTVVHGDGSEGYPSAAPYDRITVTSAAPEIPEIFLEQLKPEGILLIPVGIPYQELYLVRKDLDGNIHKEPKGGVMFVPLVGKYGFRKDDGY; the protein is encoded by the coding sequence ATGGAGTTTGAAGAAAAGAAGAAAAGAATGATCAATGGCCTTAAAGGGCAGGGAATAAGTAAAAAGGTACTTGATGCAATCACAAAGGTAGACAGACATCGATTTGTTCCGGAGCAGTTGGAAGGTGATGCATATTATGATACACCCCTTCCGATAGGGTACAATCAGACAATTTCTGCCCCGCATATGGTGGCCATGATGTGCGACATGCTCGATCTTGAGGAAGGACATAGAGTGCTTGAAATCGGTGCCGGGTCCGGATATAATGCTGCAGTGATGGCAGAGCTGATAGGAGAGAATGGACATATATATACCATTGAACGCATCAAACCCCTTGTAGATTTTGCAAAGAATAACCTGGAAAAAGCGGGCTATTCAAATGTTACGGTGGTTCATGGTGACGGATCTGAGGGATATCCCTCTGCGGCTCCATATGACCGTATAACTGTCACTTCTGCAGCACCAGAGATACCAGAGATTTTTCTGGAACAATTAAAACCCGAAGGCATACTCCTGATTCCGGTGGGCATTCCATATCAGGAATTATATCTTGTTCGAAAGGATTTAGATGGCAATATACATAAAGAGCCAAAGGGAGGAGTAATGTTTGTTCCCCTTGTAGGTAAATATGGATTCAGGAAAGATGATGGTTACTGA
- a CDS encoding DUF1614 domain-containing protein → MVSKRIIYTPFSALFLVLLVLILLVIVSILFMGLVSTAFVRLGFSWSHAFLLLLFSLIGSSVNVPIGILESKRPIITEKYISFFGMRYKLPVIQEKKNRTVLSINIGGAVIPIIVSLYLIWTFPQTVLICIAGIAIVSLITWLVARPVRGVGIVTPIIVPPLAAVVSSLILISLFHQMQDYIFIVAYTSGTIGTLLGADIFNLRSIRDLGAPVASIGGAGTFDGVFLTGIIAVIIV, encoded by the coding sequence ATGGTCAGCAAAAGAATAATCTACACACCATTTAGTGCATTATTTCTGGTACTCCTGGTACTAATTCTGCTGGTCATAGTCAGCATACTCTTCATGGGCCTTGTGAGTACCGCTTTTGTCAGACTTGGTTTTTCATGGAGCCACGCATTTTTACTGCTTCTTTTTTCACTAATTGGAAGCAGTGTAAATGTCCCCATTGGAATACTTGAATCCAAAAGGCCCATTATAACAGAAAAATATATCAGCTTTTTTGGGATGAGATACAAACTTCCTGTGATACAGGAAAAAAAGAACAGAACAGTGCTGTCAATAAATATCGGCGGTGCCGTGATTCCTATAATAGTCTCTCTATACCTGATATGGACATTTCCACAAACTGTTCTGATATGTATTGCAGGTATTGCTATAGTGTCCCTTATAACCTGGCTGGTGGCCCGTCCTGTCAGAGGTGTTGGGATTGTTACCCCCATTATAGTACCACCCCTGGCTGCAGTTGTTAGCTCGCTGATATTGATATCACTTTTCCATCAGATGCAGGATTATATATTTATAGTTGCGTATACTTCAGGTACTATCGGAACACTGCTTGGAGCAGATATATTCAATCTAAGATCAATCAGGGACCTGGGGGCACCTGTTGCAAGTATCGGTGGTGCAGGCACATTTGATGGAGTGTTCCTCACAGGCATAATTGCAGTAATAATTGTATGA
- the hisF gene encoding imidazole glycerol phosphate synthase subunit HisF has product MLTKRIIPCLDVTLDEAGGTVVKGIEFVNLKKAGDPVELAKRYNEQGADELVFLDITASHEKRSTMIDVIERTADEVFIPLTVGGGVSSVDHIRQILRAGADKVAVNTAAVKNPELVREAADIFGSQCIVAAVDCKRNTDVENNPDKTILTLEDGTPAWYEVVIYGGRKRTGLDTVQWAHKLQEMGAGEILLTSMDRDGTYDGFDIPITNKLSLELEIPIIASGGVGNPEHIYDGFVSGKADAALAASIFHFGEYTIPEVKEYLKSKGIPVRI; this is encoded by the coding sequence ATGCTTACAAAAAGAATCATACCATGTCTGGATGTCACCCTTGACGAGGCTGGCGGAACTGTTGTCAAAGGAATCGAATTCGTCAATTTGAAAAAAGCAGGAGACCCTGTAGAACTTGCAAAGCGTTACAATGAACAGGGTGCAGACGAACTTGTATTTCTGGACATTACAGCCTCCCATGAAAAGCGTTCAACAATGATAGATGTTATTGAAAGAACTGCAGATGAAGTGTTTATTCCACTGACCGTTGGTGGAGGAGTTAGTTCTGTAGATCACATCCGCCAGATACTACGAGCCGGTGCGGATAAGGTTGCAGTAAATACTGCTGCTGTAAAGAATCCTGAACTGGTAAGAGAAGCCGCCGATATCTTTGGATCCCAGTGTATCGTTGCAGCAGTGGACTGTAAAAGAAATACCGATGTTGAAAATAATCCAGATAAAACAATACTTACACTGGAGGACGGTACTCCTGCCTGGTATGAAGTGGTCATATATGGAGGACGCAAGAGAACTGGCCTGGATACGGTCCAGTGGGCACATAAGCTGCAGGAAATGGGCGCAGGAGAGATACTGCTTACAAGTATGGACAGAGATGGAACATACGATGGATTTGACATTCCCATAACAAATAAACTATCCCTTGAACTCGAGATACCAATTATAGCATCCGGAGGTGTTGGAAACCCGGAACATATCTATGATGGATTTGTCAGTGGTAAAGCGGATGCTGCACTTGCTGCCAGCATATTCCATTTTGGAGAATATACCATACCTGAGGTAAAGGAATATCTCAAAAGTAAGGGAATACCTGTTAGAATCTAA
- a CDS encoding DUF3656 domain-containing U32 family peptidase — MSRKVELLAPAGNRESFMAALENGADAIYIGAQSLSARHYADNFSPEEIKDAIDQAHARGVSVYVTVNTLIKDSELDYAIELIHELYIHGVDAIIVQDLGLLHLLKEKMPDLPVHASTQMNIHNTEGIRFLQEAGVDRVILAREMSLDEIQAFKKNTGMEIEVFVHGAICFSYSGQCLMSSMIGGRSGNRGHCAQPCRRRYRLRNKGENVETGGEYLLSTGDLCTATILPQLIEAGIDSFKIEGRMKKAEYVAGVVRIYRRLIDRYMQDPENYFVLDSELEELTQLFNRDFSTGYLIPGEKLLSIQRPYNRGMIAGEVIGYNMQRSSMRIRLCETLRIRDGIGIESGCDNVGLIIYKMYENGLPVDKAESGSVVEIPSDHALKSGTVYRTMNNLLISDLRSTYISPAKGRKVPVTIEVCAMAGKPLRIQVKDMDSNQVCVHSEYIIEKARTKPTDKSQIADIMKGLGNTIFEPENVIIKSEDDIFIPLGQLKNTRNQAIRDLTDIRVIKWRRGSVISEKYSQQIIEDRYKIESEKWTDNEEVYLSVLVDSLQDMKSSIDAGASRIYFAIDSQHSLDTLNLNDMAQYAHSAGCSIYFHTPRITREDDMDMVHKIFSYASQIADGVLVSNPGTLRIAKEFDLPVIADYPMNIFNIPSLKFIMQKGACSAVLSPELTMEQIEAIAQNGSVECTVHSKMTLIESECCVISDIFGSDGCKMLCRNAEFEIVDEKGYSFPLRFKSKCRTSLLNSRTLCMHNHIPDIVKAGVSGVIIDARNLDEDLKRTVKLYRKAIDNALAGSDQVSCIQKGSEYTTGHYLRGVL, encoded by the coding sequence ATGAGCAGGAAAGTAGAACTCCTGGCACCTGCCGGAAACAGGGAATCCTTCATGGCAGCTCTTGAGAATGGAGCAGATGCCATATATATCGGTGCGCAGTCACTCAGTGCAAGGCATTATGCAGATAACTTTTCTCCTGAAGAAATAAAGGATGCAATTGATCAGGCACATGCAAGAGGAGTAAGTGTATATGTTACAGTAAATACACTCATAAAAGACAGTGAATTGGATTATGCCATTGAGCTTATCCATGAACTATATATTCATGGTGTGGATGCCATAATTGTCCAGGACCTGGGACTGCTTCACCTGCTAAAAGAGAAGATGCCTGATCTACCAGTTCATGCCAGCACCCAGATGAACATTCACAATACTGAAGGTATCAGATTTCTTCAGGAAGCAGGTGTTGATAGAGTAATACTGGCACGGGAAATGAGCCTGGATGAAATACAAGCCTTCAAAAAAAATACAGGAATGGAGATTGAGGTTTTTGTACATGGTGCCATCTGTTTTTCCTACTCGGGCCAGTGCCTGATGAGCAGTATGATAGGAGGCAGAAGTGGAAACCGTGGCCACTGTGCCCAGCCCTGCAGACGAAGATACAGGCTCAGGAACAAAGGAGAAAATGTGGAAACAGGGGGAGAATATCTGTTAAGTACAGGGGACCTCTGTACTGCTACAATATTGCCCCAGCTTATTGAAGCAGGGATTGATTCCTTTAAAATAGAAGGACGGATGAAAAAGGCAGAATACGTGGCCGGAGTAGTCAGGATATACAGGCGTCTAATTGATAGATATATGCAAGATCCAGAAAATTATTTTGTCCTGGACAGCGAATTGGAAGAACTTACTCAGCTTTTCAACCGGGATTTTTCAACAGGATATCTCATTCCAGGTGAAAAACTTCTGAGCATACAGCGTCCATATAACAGAGGTATGATAGCAGGGGAGGTTATAGGATACAACATGCAACGTTCAAGTATGCGCATCCGTCTATGTGAAACCCTGAGAATTAGAGATGGGATCGGCATTGAAAGCGGATGTGATAATGTCGGCCTGATAATCTACAAAATGTATGAGAACGGGTTGCCTGTAGATAAAGCAGAAAGCGGTTCTGTGGTAGAAATACCATCTGATCATGCATTAAAATCCGGTACTGTATACAGGACAATGAACAATCTTCTGATCAGTGATCTAAGATCAACATATATATCACCTGCAAAAGGCAGAAAAGTACCTGTAACAATAGAGGTTTGTGCAATGGCTGGAAAGCCTCTGAGAATCCAGGTAAAGGATATGGATTCGAATCAGGTTTGCGTCCATTCAGAGTACATCATTGAAAAAGCAAGGACAAAACCAACAGACAAAAGCCAGATAGCAGATATCATGAAAGGATTGGGAAATACTATATTTGAACCTGAGAATGTGATCATAAAATCAGAAGATGATATATTCATACCTCTTGGACAGCTCAAGAACACCAGAAATCAGGCTATCAGAGATCTTACTGATATTAGAGTAATAAAATGGAGAAGAGGTTCAGTAATCTCTGAAAAATATTCACAGCAGATTATTGAAGACAGATATAAAATAGAATCTGAGAAATGGACAGATAATGAGGAGGTATATCTAAGTGTCCTTGTAGATAGCTTGCAGGATATGAAAAGTTCAATAGACGCAGGAGCTAGCAGGATATACTTTGCAATTGATAGTCAACATTCATTAGACACACTGAATCTTAATGATATGGCACAGTACGCACATAGTGCAGGATGTAGTATATACTTCCATACACCACGTATCACCAGAGAGGATGATATGGATATGGTACATAAAATATTCTCATATGCATCACAGATAGCAGATGGCGTACTGGTATCCAATCCCGGTACATTAAGGATTGCAAAAGAATTTGATCTGCCGGTAATTGCCGATTATCCAATGAATATATTCAACATCCCATCTCTTAAATTTATCATGCAGAAGGGAGCCTGTAGTGCGGTGCTATCTCCTGAACTTACAATGGAACAGATTGAAGCCATTGCACAGAATGGTTCTGTGGAATGTACTGTACATTCAAAAATGACCCTCATTGAATCAGAATGCTGTGTGATATCAGATATATTCGGGAGTGATGGATGCAAGATGTTATGCAGGAACGCAGAATTTGAAATTGTGGATGAGAAGGGGTATTCATTTCCACTGAGATTTAAAAGTAAATGCAGAACTTCTCTCTTAAATTCCAGAACACTTTGTATGCACAATCATATCCCGGATATTGTCAAAGCAGGTGTATCCGGAGTTATAATTGATGCCAGGAATCTGGATGAAGATCTGAAGAGAACAGTGAAGCTGTACAGGAAGGCAATCGACAATGCACTTGCAGGATCTGATCAGGTATCCTGCATTCAGAAGGGATCAGAATATACCACCGGCCATTATTTAAGGGGAGTCCTCTGA
- a CDS encoding pro-sigmaK processing inhibitor BofA family protein: MIGIPEVTTIILAVLAALILYKLLKTVKSLVINAVLGLIVLVGANILFGLGIAYTWVVILICAIGGIFGALLIILLNLLGIAF, translated from the coding sequence ATGATAGGAATACCTGAAGTAACAACTATTATACTCGCAGTACTGGCTGCATTGATATTATATAAACTTCTGAAAACTGTAAAGAGCCTTGTGATCAATGCAGTACTGGGCCTGATCGTACTGGTTGGTGCAAATATACTGTTCGGACTTGGAATTGCATATACATGGGTAGTAATACTGATATGTGCAATTGGTGGAATATTTGGTGCACTTCTGATAATACTGTTGAACCTGCTGGGAATTGCATTTTAA
- a CDS encoding class I SAM-dependent methyltransferase has translation MNPEIGNFDLKPHFRAWDREYESLVWGGPRSIKAIREHLPEGSRVLDAGCGNGRYLLPLSRNYRVIGIDVSLNGIRAARSYLDKYGCSAEYMVSDLTRLPLCDNSVDGIVCYGVLHHLFEEEREDAAEEILRVIQDKGYLFFEVFGVEDMRYGGDEIEKDTFLRKNGIIYHYFTVEEIEKLFSCSGYMDIEETRSKKVFRGKEYIRHTIQGVIGSI, from the coding sequence ATGAACCCGGAAATAGGTAATTTCGATCTTAAACCACATTTCAGGGCATGGGATCGGGAATATGAATCTCTTGTATGGGGTGGTCCCAGGTCAATCAAAGCTATCAGGGAACACCTGCCTGAAGGATCAAGGGTACTTGATGCAGGGTGTGGTAACGGACGCTATCTGTTACCACTCTCAAGGAACTATAGAGTTATCGGCATAGATGTGTCCTTGAATGGCATCAGGGCTGCACGGTCCTATCTTGATAAGTATGGATGTAGTGCAGAATATATGGTCTCAGATCTAACTCGTCTTCCCCTGTGCGACAATTCAGTTGATGGTATTGTATGTTATGGGGTTCTGCACCATTTATTTGAGGAGGAAAGAGAAGATGCTGCAGAGGAAATTTTAAGGGTAATACAGGATAAGGGCTATCTTTTCTTTGAAGTATTTGGTGTGGAAGATATGAGGTACGGAGGAGATGAAATTGAAAAAGATACTTTTCTGAGAAAAAACGGAATTATCTACCACTACTTTACAGTTGAAGAGATTGAAAAACTGTTCAGTTGCTCTGGATATATGGATATAGAAGAAACGAGATCCAAAAAGGTGTTCAGGGGTAAGGAATACATTCGCCACACCATTCAGGGGGTTATAGGTTCAATATGA
- the lysS gene encoding lysine--tRNA ligase, producing the protein MAEIIHWADVVAEDVLEQRKENVVATGITPSGHIHIGNMREVVTADAVYRALLDMEDSVNLIYIADTFDPLRKVYPFLPQNYSEYVGMPLSEIPCPCGNCANYAEHFLNPFLESMKKLGIEPQVYRADELYKSGAYTEAVKTALKKRDEIADILSEVSGRKPASDWSPFNPICEECGRINTTIVTGFDADSETVDYTCSCGHSGTVSMQGGGKLTWRVDWAARWKILGVTVEPFGKDHASRGGSYDTGKRITREIFGYEPPYPVVYEWIMLADKGAMSSSTGVVVSISDMLKVVPPEVLRYLIIRTRPEKHIQFDPGLPLLTLVDEYERLNQADQLPDYNRRVLELSKASGICHTEIPFKHMVTLYQVAHGDFEQILKILKRAGYSTDNRKCIKELVDNVANWLDMYAPPFAKFSVRDDLPPQTATLSDTQKAFLAAMAEVIEEEGNMSGEQYHNLVYQAKDVGSRIHSKMADILGCEETELKVNPKDLFKAIYTVILGQSSGPKAGWFLSSLDSDFLVRRFTEAFRYEPGNR; encoded by the coding sequence ATGGCAGAAATCATACACTGGGCAGATGTTGTAGCAGAAGATGTACTGGAACAGAGAAAAGAAAATGTTGTTGCAACAGGGATCACTCCTTCAGGGCACATACATATTGGTAATATGAGAGAGGTTGTAACCGCAGATGCAGTTTATCGTGCCCTGCTGGATATGGAAGACAGTGTAAATCTGATCTATATTGCTGATACTTTTGATCCTCTTAGAAAGGTATATCCATTCCTCCCCCAGAACTATTCTGAATATGTTGGCATGCCACTATCAGAGATTCCCTGTCCATGTGGAAACTGTGCCAACTATGCAGAGCATTTTCTAAATCCTTTCCTTGAGTCAATGAAAAAACTGGGGATAGAGCCACAGGTATACAGGGCAGATGAACTGTACAAAAGTGGTGCTTATACTGAAGCTGTTAAGACAGCACTCAAAAAAAGAGATGAAATTGCTGACATATTATCAGAGGTTTCCGGCAGAAAGCCTGCCAGTGACTGGAGCCCTTTCAATCCCATATGTGAAGAGTGCGGCAGGATCAATACCACAATAGTGACAGGTTTTGATGCTGATTCTGAAACTGTAGACTATACGTGTTCCTGTGGACATTCCGGAACAGTATCCATGCAGGGAGGTGGTAAACTCACATGGCGTGTTGACTGGGCTGCAAGGTGGAAGATACTTGGTGTTACAGTGGAGCCATTTGGAAAAGACCATGCATCAAGAGGTGGGTCATATGATACTGGAAAACGGATCACCCGGGAAATATTTGGATACGAGCCACCTTATCCGGTGGTATATGAATGGATAATGCTGGCCGATAAGGGTGCCATGTCCTCATCAACCGGCGTTGTGGTATCAATATCCGATATGCTCAAAGTAGTTCCTCCGGAAGTTCTCAGGTACCTGATCATAAGGACCAGACCTGAAAAGCATATTCAGTTTGATCCAGGACTTCCCCTGCTCACACTGGTTGATGAATATGAACGTCTCAATCAGGCTGATCAGCTCCCTGATTACAACAGACGTGTGCTTGAGCTCTCAAAAGCAAGTGGTATATGTCATACTGAGATTCCATTCAAGCACATGGTAACATTATATCAGGTTGCACATGGTGATTTTGAACAGATACTCAAAATTTTAAAAAGAGCAGGATACAGTACAGATAATCGCAAGTGTATAAAGGAACTTGTAGATAATGTAGCAAACTGGCTTGATATGTATGCTCCTCCATTTGCAAAGTTTAGTGTAAGGGATGACCTGCCACCCCAGACCGCCACCCTCTCTGATACCCAGAAAGCATTTCTGGCAGCCATGGCTGAGGTGATTGAGGAGGAGGGGAATATGAGTGGTGAACAGTATCATAATCTTGTATATCAGGCAAAGGATGTGGGATCCAGGATACACAGCAAGATGGCAGACATTCTGGGATGTGAGGAAACTGAACTGAAGGTGAATCCCAAAGATCTTTTCAAAGCAATATACACAGTGATCCTTGGACAGAGCTCCGGACCCAAGGCTGGATGGTTTCTATCTTCCCTTGACAGTGATTTTCTGGTAAGGAGGTTTACTGAGGCATTCCGATATGAACCCGGAAATAGGTAA
- a CDS encoding pyruvoyl-dependent arginine decarboxylase, whose translation MVPRKAFMTKGVGVHKDKLASFELALREAGIEKYNLVTVSSILPPNCKVISKEQGLKELKPGAIVHCVLAKSQTDEPYRTLAAAIGNAIPVNEDNYGYISEHHSFGEDEKAAGEYAEDLAATMLATTFGIEFDVDSAWHEREDVYKASGHIIDTTHICQCAKGDKSGKWTTVVAAMVFVE comes from the coding sequence ATGGTACCCAGAAAAGCATTCATGACAAAAGGTGTTGGAGTCCATAAGGATAAACTGGCATCTTTTGAATTAGCATTAAGAGAAGCAGGTATAGAAAAATATAACCTTGTAACCGTTTCAAGCATATTACCTCCCAACTGCAAGGTCATTTCAAAAGAGCAGGGATTAAAAGAACTCAAACCCGGGGCTATCGTCCACTGTGTTCTTGCAAAGAGCCAGACAGATGAACCGTACAGGACTCTGGCTGCAGCCATTGGAAATGCTATTCCGGTCAATGAAGATAACTATGGATATATATCAGAACATCATTCCTTCGGTGAAGACGAAAAAGCCGCAGGGGAATATGCAGAAGATCTTGCAGCAACAATGCTTGCAACTACCTTTGGAATTGAGTTCGATGTTGATTCTGCCTGGCATGAAAGGGAAGATGTATACAAGGCAAGCGGGCACATAATAGATACAACCCATATATGCCAGTGTGCAAAAGGTGATAAGAGCGGGAAATGGACAACTGTAGTAGCAGCAATGGTATTTGTGGAATAA